In one Haloplanus salinus genomic region, the following are encoded:
- a CDS encoding AAA family ATPase: MRILGTVGLPGSGKGEAAAVAREAGVPVVTMGDVIREACRDRGLDPMERHGEVAKTLREENGEAAIAERSLPLIRDALEESDTVLVDGLRSPAEVARFEAAFDDDFVIVGIEAPFETRVERLADRGRDASDADREALRAREERERGFGMDEVMAAADVTVDNAGSLDGFRARVRDLLGAEP; the protein is encoded by the coding sequence ATGAGGATACTCGGTACCGTCGGACTTCCGGGGAGCGGCAAGGGCGAGGCGGCGGCCGTCGCCCGCGAGGCCGGCGTTCCGGTCGTCACGATGGGCGACGTGATCCGCGAGGCGTGTCGCGACCGGGGGTTGGACCCGATGGAGCGTCACGGCGAGGTGGCGAAGACGCTCCGGGAGGAGAACGGCGAGGCGGCCATCGCGGAGCGCTCGCTCCCCCTGATCCGGGACGCGCTGGAGGAGTCGGACACCGTCCTCGTCGACGGTCTGCGTTCGCCCGCCGAGGTGGCCCGCTTCGAGGCGGCCTTCGACGACGACTTCGTCATCGTGGGCATCGAGGCACCGTTCGAGACGCGGGTCGAGCGGTTGGCCGACCGCGGCCGCGACGCCTCGGACGCGGACCGCGAGGCGCTCAGAGCGCGGGAGGAGCGCGAACGCGGCTTCGGGATGGACGAGGTGATGGCCGCCGCGGACGTGACCGTCGACAACGCGGGATCGCTCGACGGCTTCCGGGCGCGGGTTCGTGACCTGCTGGGGGCCGAGCCGTGA
- a CDS encoding type II toxin-antitoxin system RelE family toxin, giving the protein MSYEILLAEEAREYVAALDEKSTRIVKDNLRKLADDPYPRPDSGSGDKGKLMIEGEELYHLHIGRTHTAFYDVLEAGGEVRVIEVVDIDEAHKRYGFD; this is encoded by the coding sequence ATGAGTTATGAGATTCTCCTCGCGGAGGAAGCCCGTGAGTACGTCGCCGCGTTAGACGAGAAGAGCACACGCATCGTGAAGGACAATCTCCGGAAATTGGCGGACGATCCGTATCCGAGACCGGATTCGGGATCCGGTGACAAAGGGAAGCTGATGATCGAGGGCGAGGAGCTGTATCATCTGCATATCGGGCGAACTCACACCGCGTTCTACGACGTACTCGAAGCGGGCGGGGAAGTCCGCGTGATCGAGGTCGTGGACATCGACGAGGCGCACAAGCGCTACGGGTTCGATTGA
- a CDS encoding DUF2391 family protein translates to MSVGKGGDDGSTDMGDLFDELQELEELVGSDAAREQVRETMRVAMAASATASPFGRVIRGFDRGDLAEALLGALLFGIPMAVEGGTQEVAVFLAGHPGALGATFCVAVGMVVGIVYVADIQDVRVHKPILGLLPRRLVGVVGVSFLTAVCLLTVWGRVDWGAPWLALANAVVAFVPMSIGAALGDLLPGS, encoded by the coding sequence ATGAGTGTGGGCAAGGGGGGCGACGACGGGTCGACCGACATGGGTGACCTCTTCGACGAACTTCAGGAACTCGAAGAACTCGTCGGGAGTGACGCCGCCCGCGAACAGGTCCGCGAGACGATGCGCGTCGCGATGGCGGCCAGCGCCACCGCCAGCCCGTTCGGGCGCGTCATCCGCGGCTTCGACCGGGGGGACCTCGCGGAGGCGTTGCTCGGGGCGCTCCTGTTCGGGATTCCGATGGCCGTCGAGGGCGGGACACAGGAGGTAGCCGTCTTCCTCGCCGGCCACCCCGGCGCGCTCGGCGCCACGTTCTGTGTCGCCGTCGGCATGGTCGTCGGCATCGTCTACGTCGCGGACATCCAGGACGTGCGGGTTCACAAGCCGATCCTCGGCCTGCTCCCACGTCGGCTGGTCGGCGTGGTCGGCGTCTCCTTTCTGACCGCCGTCTGTCTGCTGACGGTGTGGGGACGGGTCGACTGGGGGGCGCCGTGGCTCGCGCTCGCCAACGCCGTCGTCGCGTTCGTCCCCATGAGCATCGGCGCGGCGCTCGGCGACCTGCTACCCGGCTCGTAA
- a CDS encoding replication protein has product MLDTLSQRMSRPAAVREKTKLREDCVRDRAAGGYRSKPMSAVVREFLSWYNDYRHAHLLFNDPDGNTVRSKMENSHQPGYGNRYYARFKALERQVIQKFDNPYSCILTFSGSHENADGDWRCPVDHLRDVIDTWRPERGGGVYYQLRQALDGMEWEYCVGVEHNSKGYGHVHVGVFVDGEITESDFHSVIDKHLRLCDIAHRDAHNYYHPDSKKKPISVRRIDPGLDPEDYDSSEDAVGNVASYLAEYIGAANESELFDRSPEELYFRAACWSSGTQRVRFSTGANEMIRQDRDESSRVEAVGPVNHGWKPNATEEKIAEAANDPDRSITEWLEQPDGGRWTLQGIGRVDNEGETTYEIEQSTVQYREIQGAESLDPPKQLPADRPRPPSTISSLTEFG; this is encoded by the coding sequence ATGCTCGATACCCTCTCTCAGCGGATGAGTCGACCTGCTGCTGTCCGTGAGAAGACGAAATTACGCGAGGACTGCGTACGCGACCGCGCTGCCGGCGGATATCGATCCAAGCCGATGAGCGCCGTCGTCCGGGAGTTCCTGAGCTGGTACAACGACTACCGCCACGCTCATCTCCTGTTCAACGATCCCGACGGCAACACGGTTCGCTCAAAGATGGAGAACTCGCACCAGCCCGGATACGGAAATCGCTACTATGCCCGCTTCAAGGCGCTCGAACGCCAGGTGATTCAAAAATTCGATAATCCCTATTCCTGCATCCTCACGTTCTCCGGTTCACACGAGAACGCCGATGGGGATTGGCGCTGTCCCGTCGATCATCTCCGCGACGTGATCGATACCTGGCGTCCCGAACGCGGCGGTGGTGTCTATTACCAGCTCCGTCAGGCTCTCGACGGTATGGAGTGGGAATACTGCGTCGGCGTCGAACACAACTCGAAGGGCTACGGCCACGTTCACGTCGGCGTGTTCGTTGATGGCGAAATCACCGAATCGGATTTTCACAGCGTCATCGACAAACATCTCCGTCTCTGTGATATTGCACATCGTGACGCGCACAACTATTATCACCCTGATTCGAAGAAGAAGCCCATTTCCGTGAGACGTATCGACCCAGGGCTTGATCCGGAGGATTACGATAGCTCGGAGGATGCTGTCGGTAACGTCGCTTCGTATCTTGCAGAATACATCGGCGCCGCCAACGAATCCGAACTATTCGACCGTTCCCCTGAAGAACTCTATTTCCGTGCCGCCTGCTGGTCGTCCGGAACGCAGCGGGTTCGCTTCTCGACGGGTGCCAACGAGATGATTCGCCAGGATCGGGACGAATCCAGCCGGGTCGAAGCGGTGGGACCAGTAAACCATGGCTGGAAACCAAACGCAACCGAGGAGAAGATCGCAGAGGCAGCGAACGATCCTGATCGTTCTATCACCGAGTGGCTTGAGCAACCGGACGGAGGGCGCTGGACGTTACAGGGAATCGGCCGGGTCGATAATGAGGGAGAGACGACATACGAGATCGAACAGTCGACGGTTCAGTACCGAGAAATTCAGGGTGCTGAATCGCTCGACCCACCGAAGCAATTGCCTGCTGACCGACCGCGTCCGCCGTCTACTATATCGTCGCTAACGGAGTTCGGTTGA
- a CDS encoding RNA-binding domain-containing protein, whose product MIYRIDVRVIAPVRDTEVTDRVADAVRTLFPNAELREEPGRLVADSHSMDAFSERLHEQEILDTARKEFFRRADDEGFTFALKKQAAFRGVINFAVGNPDELGDIEVQVTVHDPDVEGVVDHVAPPTEDGTPVRPDE is encoded by the coding sequence GTGATCTACCGGATCGACGTGCGGGTGATCGCGCCCGTCCGCGACACGGAGGTCACGGACCGCGTCGCCGACGCGGTGCGGACCCTGTTCCCGAACGCGGAGCTTCGGGAGGAGCCGGGACGACTCGTCGCCGACAGTCACTCGATGGACGCGTTCTCGGAGCGACTCCACGAACAGGAGATCCTCGACACCGCACGCAAGGAGTTCTTCCGTCGGGCGGACGACGAGGGGTTCACGTTCGCGCTGAAAAAGCAGGCGGCGTTTCGGGGCGTGATCAACTTCGCCGTGGGGAACCCGGACGAACTCGGCGACATCGAGGTGCAGGTGACGGTTCACGACCCCGACGTGGAGGGGGTCGTCGATCACGTCGCGCCGCCAACCGAGGACGGCACGCCGGTTCGGCCCGACGAGTGA
- a CDS encoding tyrosine--tRNA ligase, with protein sequence MDVYERITRNATEVVTEEEGRALAADPDGKRAYVGYEPSGVLHIGHMLTATKLMDLQDAGFEVTVLLADVHAYLNDKGTFEGIRETAERMKEQFLAYGLDEDKTEFVYGSAFQFDREYVLDLHALELETSIARAERAMAEIKSGDTVSVSQAVYPLMQALDIVYLDVDLAVGGMEQRKVHMLARDTLPKIDESAPTCLHTPLIADLQTGIGKMSASEGVSISMEDSAADIEEKVTAAYCPPTRDPDPTDDGEERENPVLQIFEYHVFPRFETVVVDRPDEYGGDLTYDDYESLAADLESGELHPADAKGALAAYLDDLIAPGRSKLRAAETES encoded by the coding sequence ATGGACGTCTACGAGCGGATCACCCGGAACGCGACCGAGGTGGTCACCGAGGAGGAGGGGCGAGCGTTGGCCGCCGATCCGGACGGGAAGCGCGCGTACGTCGGCTACGAGCCGTCGGGTGTGCTCCACATCGGTCACATGCTCACCGCGACGAAGCTGATGGACTTACAGGACGCCGGCTTCGAGGTGACGGTCCTGCTCGCTGACGTCCACGCCTACCTCAACGACAAGGGGACCTTCGAGGGGATTCGCGAGACGGCCGAGCGCATGAAAGAACAGTTCCTCGCGTACGGTCTCGACGAGGACAAAACGGAGTTCGTCTACGGCTCCGCGTTCCAGTTCGACCGCGAGTACGTCCTCGACCTGCACGCACTGGAGTTGGAGACGAGCATCGCGCGGGCCGAGCGGGCGATGGCCGAGATCAAGAGCGGGGACACGGTAAGCGTCTCGCAGGCGGTCTACCCCTTGATGCAGGCGCTCGACATCGTCTACCTCGACGTCGACCTCGCGGTCGGGGGGATGGAACAGCGGAAAGTCCACATGCTCGCCCGCGACACGCTCCCCAAGATCGACGAGTCGGCCCCGACCTGCCTGCATACGCCGCTGATCGCCGACCTCCAGACGGGGATCGGGAAGATGTCCGCGAGCGAGGGCGTCTCCATCTCGATGGAGGACTCCGCGGCGGACATCGAGGAGAAGGTGACCGCGGCGTACTGTCCGCCGACCCGCGATCCCGACCCGACCGACGACGGGGAGGAGCGCGAGAACCCCGTCCTCCAGATCTTCGAGTACCACGTCTTCCCGCGGTTCGAGACGGTCGTCGTCGACCGGCCCGACGAGTACGGCGGCGACCTGACGTACGACGACTACGAGTCGCTGGCGGCGGACTTGGAGTCGGGTGAGTTGCATCCGGCGGACGCGAAGGGCGCGCTCGCGGCGTATCTCGACGACCTCATCGCACCGGGGCGGTCGAAGCTGCGGGCGGCCGAGACGGAGTCGTAG
- a CDS encoding DUF7474 family protein, with protein sequence MPTFDYPCPDCRTTNSLHDADCRFEGTPWAEVEAAYVDVVSVLSGGVADADAVPEAVAEWGPLRGAALERLRRDGRVDDANDRLRLLPAEEYREAVSVPTRDPIKTVYERGSVPGCHDNAVFAMIAWYEMVGLSWPETKENVAGWLRESGAWDRGGFEEASPEALVEKKRHVYEAGYGWKEKATAAKRVIERTR encoded by the coding sequence GTGCCGACGTTCGACTACCCCTGTCCCGACTGCCGGACGACCAACAGCCTCCACGACGCCGACTGCCGGTTCGAGGGGACGCCGTGGGCCGAGGTGGAAGCCGCCTACGTCGACGTGGTGTCGGTCCTGTCCGGCGGCGTCGCCGACGCGGACGCGGTGCCCGAGGCCGTCGCGGAGTGGGGACCGCTCCGGGGGGCGGCGCTGGAACGCCTTCGCCGCGACGGGCGAGTCGACGACGCCAACGACCGCCTCCGTCTCCTCCCCGCGGAGGAGTACCGTGAGGCGGTGTCCGTACCCACCCGTGACCCGATCAAGACCGTCTACGAACGCGGGAGCGTCCCCGGCTGTCACGACAACGCCGTCTTCGCGATGATCGCGTGGTACGAGATGGTCGGGCTCTCGTGGCCGGAAACCAAGGAGAACGTCGCCGGGTGGCTCCGCGAGAGCGGTGCCTGGGACCGTGGCGGCTTCGAGGAGGCTAGCCCCGAGGCGCTGGTCGAGAAGAAACGCCACGTCTACGAGGCGGGCTACGGCTGGAAGGAGAAAGCGACGGCGGCGAAACGGGTCATCGAACGCACCCGATAG
- a CDS encoding secondary thiamine-phosphate synthase enzyme YjbQ codes for MEITVSTDARLDVVDVTDEVAVALPDDRDGTATVFVDHTTAGVVVNEAEPRLLEDMRTFLAELVPDEGWAHDGLDGNADSHLRALLLGPSETVPVVDGELSLGRWQSILLVECDGPRERTIRVA; via the coding sequence ATGGAGATTACCGTCTCGACGGACGCTCGCCTCGACGTGGTGGACGTGACGGACGAGGTTGCCGTGGCGCTGCCGGACGACCGGGACGGCACGGCGACCGTCTTCGTCGACCACACCACCGCGGGCGTCGTCGTCAACGAGGCCGAACCGCGCTTGCTGGAGGATATGCGGACCTTCCTCGCCGAACTGGTTCCGGACGAGGGGTGGGCACACGACGGGCTGGACGGCAACGCCGACTCGCATCTCCGGGCGCTCCTGCTGGGGCCGTCGGAGACCGTGCCGGTGGTGGACGGCGAACTCTCGCTCGGCCGGTGGCAGTCGATCCTCCTAGTGGAGTGCGACGGGCCGCGGGAGCGGACCATCCGGGTCGCTTAG
- a CDS encoding homing endonuclease associated repeat-containing protein: MTLQREELLTELRRLATDLDRGPTPDELDEKSSYTLADYREEFGSWANALAVADIEQPAGRKIPSESLRAELRRLAEELDKVPTGQEMVSHGHHGINTYKNRFGSWNEALEAADLSRKPDRKERSDQELLAEIERLADELGRIPSSRDMAEHGEFGRITYRDHFGSWNEALGAAGFDRRRPKRKTSEAELVTELQRLADALGTTPTTDDMQRDGEFSPGTYINRFESWSAALEAADLN; this comes from the coding sequence ATGACGTTACAACGAGAGGAGTTGTTAACCGAGCTTCGACGCCTCGCTACCGATCTTGATCGCGGCCCGACTCCCGACGAGCTCGACGAAAAGAGTTCGTACACCCTCGCGGACTACAGGGAAGAGTTCGGCTCTTGGGCGAACGCCCTTGCTGTCGCCGACATAGAACAACCTGCGGGACGGAAGATTCCAAGCGAATCGCTCCGTGCCGAACTGCGCCGTTTGGCTGAAGAACTGGACAAAGTCCCGACAGGCCAAGAGATGGTCAGTCACGGGCACCACGGGATAAACACGTACAAGAATAGATTCGGATCGTGGAACGAGGCTCTTGAGGCCGCCGACCTCTCTCGCAAGCCGGATCGAAAGGAGCGGTCAGATCAGGAGTTACTCGCAGAAATCGAGCGGCTCGCAGACGAATTGGGACGGATCCCTTCGAGCCGAGACATGGCCGAACACGGGGAGTTTGGCCGAATCACGTATCGGGATCACTTCGGTTCGTGGAATGAAGCCCTCGGAGCGGCTGGATTTGATCGCCGACGACCGAAGCGCAAAACATCCGAAGCAGAACTGGTGACTGAATTACAGCGTCTAGCCGATGCACTCGGCACGACTCCAACGACGGATGACATGCAACGGGATGGTGAGTTCAGTCCGGGCACCTACATCAATCGGTTCGAGTCTTGGAGCGCGGCTCTTGAGGCGGCAGACCTCAATTGA
- a CDS encoding DUF1102 domain-containing protein, with the protein MGAGGALGTGAFTSVSADRSVQVNVVDDASAYLRLVPVPGSGNAAYVNTDGGTLSIDISDGNDNVLGNGVNPNATTVFDDLFRIENQGTQTIYVWILESGGRNGSKRHAFYAGSWEQGGTSARAISLADYNNGVGTLKRDGRQRQPQFDAGIDTAAVELGVGEFVDVGLVVDTPEGSAGSAILKDGQTMTINATADREGLADVFTPVYDPS; encoded by the coding sequence TTGGGCGCCGGCGGAGCACTCGGAACCGGTGCATTCACCAGCGTGAGTGCAGATCGTAGCGTCCAGGTCAACGTCGTTGATGACGCAAGCGCGTACCTACGCCTTGTTCCGGTTCCAGGTAGCGGTAACGCGGCGTACGTCAACACCGACGGCGGGACACTCAGTATCGACATATCCGACGGCAACGACAACGTACTCGGGAACGGCGTCAATCCTAACGCGACGACAGTGTTCGACGACCTGTTCCGAATCGAGAATCAGGGCACCCAGACTATCTACGTTTGGATTCTCGAATCCGGCGGTCGGAACGGTAGCAAGCGACACGCGTTCTATGCCGGATCGTGGGAGCAAGGAGGCACGTCCGCACGTGCGATCAGTCTGGCTGACTACAACAACGGCGTTGGCACACTGAAGCGCGACGGTCGCCAGCGCCAACCCCAGTTCGACGCCGGGATCGATACCGCGGCAGTCGAACTCGGTGTGGGTGAGTTCGTTGATGTCGGACTCGTTGTCGATACACCCGAAGGAAGTGCGGGAAGTGCGATACTCAAAGATGGCCAGACGATGACGATCAACGCGACTGCAGACAGGGAGGGACTAGCCGACGTATTCACTCCCGTCTATGACCCCTCGTAG
- a CDS encoding gamma carbonic anhydrase family protein, protein MVDSRNYAFEGVNPAIHDDARVSREATLVGDVRVGADASVWPGVVLRGDVAPVEVGVESHVGDNAVLHAVTTGDRVMIGHGAVLNESDIDDGALVGFNTTVNADVHVGERCIIASGTVVPNGYDIPSESFVRGVPARATPLAETQIDAESIFEAYSTGGYTDLAARHEELF, encoded by the coding sequence ATGGTCGACAGTCGCAATTACGCGTTCGAGGGAGTCAACCCGGCTATCCACGACGACGCACGGGTGAGCCGCGAGGCGACGCTCGTCGGCGACGTGCGCGTCGGCGCCGACGCGAGCGTCTGGCCCGGCGTCGTGCTTCGGGGTGACGTGGCGCCGGTCGAGGTGGGGGTGGAGTCACACGTCGGCGACAACGCCGTGTTGCACGCCGTGACGACCGGTGACCGGGTCATGATCGGCCACGGCGCCGTGCTCAACGAGTCCGACATCGACGACGGCGCGCTCGTCGGCTTCAACACGACGGTCAACGCCGACGTCCACGTCGGCGAGCGCTGCATCATCGCTTCGGGAACGGTGGTCCCGAACGGGTACGACATCCCGTCCGAGTCGTTCGTCCGCGGCGTCCCCGCACGAGCGACGCCGCTCGCCGAGACGCAGATCGACGCCGAATCGATCTTCGAGGCGTACAGCACGGGAGGGTACACCGACCTCGCCGCGCGCCACGAGGAACTGTTCTGA
- a CDS encoding MarR family transcriptional regulator — MATLVSVIAGDPPDWFTGADAHILFILNSGLTLTPSIIAENSDVTRQTVSKRLNTLQAGGYVEKVDRGKYKITPDGRFVVTGDPEVDPEDLDYNDENEGQSGQSPVQIE; from the coding sequence GTGGCTACGTTGGTCAGTGTGATTGCGGGCGATCCTCCGGACTGGTTCACAGGCGCAGATGCGCATATTCTGTTCATACTGAACTCGGGTCTGACGCTCACTCCCTCGATTATCGCGGAGAATTCAGATGTGACGCGACAGACGGTTTCTAAGCGCCTGAACACCCTACAAGCGGGAGGATATGTTGAGAAAGTTGACCGAGGAAAATACAAGATCACGCCCGATGGTCGTTTTGTCGTCACGGGCGATCCGGAAGTCGACCCGGAAGATCTCGATTACAACGATGAAAATGAAGGACAATCGGGCCAATCACCCGTTCAGATAGAATGA
- a CDS encoding YccF domain-containing protein: MAQRSLLTRALWFVVVGWWVTPAVVNAAWFLCATVVGAPLGVKLINLVPTVLTLKEPRSLGDPATAVGQRSLGVRALYFVLVGWWLSWLWANVAAFLAVTVVGLPVAIPMFDRLPFVTSLYRFDG, encoded by the coding sequence ATGGCTCAGCGCTCCCTCCTCACCCGCGCCCTCTGGTTCGTCGTCGTCGGCTGGTGGGTCACGCCCGCCGTCGTCAACGCTGCGTGGTTCCTCTGTGCGACCGTCGTCGGCGCCCCCCTCGGCGTCAAACTGATCAACCTCGTCCCTACCGTCCTCACCCTCAAGGAACCTCGCTCGCTCGGCGATCCCGCTACCGCCGTCGGCCAGCGGTCGCTCGGGGTTCGCGCCCTCTATTTCGTCCTCGTCGGCTGGTGGCTCAGCTGGCTCTGGGCGAACGTCGCCGCCTTCCTCGCCGTCACCGTCGTCGGCCTCCCCGTCGCGATTCCGATGTTCGACCGCCTGCCGTTCGTCACGTCCCTGTATCGCTTCGACGGGTGA
- a CDS encoding magnesium transporter has protein sequence MATDWTVRAITRAMLPVLLLLTLVELGSGLVLGSFEDTLLRYPSLLVLVPVTIGTAGNLGSVLAARLSTAFHLGTLSFAPDDETLAGNALATVALAATVFPVVGLGAWSLSAVTGSTALSPWTVLAVSLTSGLSLAVLAVLVTVVATYAAYRLELDPDDVVIPVVTNTCDVLGVVLLYLAVLAFV, from the coding sequence GTGGCGACCGACTGGACCGTCCGCGCCATCACGCGGGCGATGCTCCCCGTCCTCCTCCTTTTGACCCTCGTCGAACTCGGAAGCGGCCTCGTCCTCGGGAGCTTCGAGGACACCCTGCTTCGCTACCCCTCGCTGCTCGTCCTCGTCCCCGTCACCATCGGCACCGCGGGGAACCTCGGGAGCGTCCTCGCGGCCCGTCTCTCGACCGCCTTCCACCTCGGGACCCTCTCGTTCGCGCCGGACGACGAGACGCTCGCGGGCAACGCCCTCGCCACCGTCGCACTCGCCGCTACCGTCTTCCCCGTCGTCGGCCTCGGCGCGTGGAGCCTGAGCGCGGTCACCGGTTCGACCGCCCTCTCGCCGTGGACGGTCCTCGCCGTCTCGCTCACGAGCGGGCTTTCCCTGGCCGTCCTCGCCGTCCTCGTCACCGTCGTCGCCACCTACGCCGCCTACCGCCTCGAACTCGACCCCGACGACGTGGTGATTCCCGTCGTCACCAACACCTGCGACGTACTCGGCGTCGTCCTCCTCTATCTCGCGGTCCTCGCGTTCGTCTAA
- the eif1A gene encoding translation initiation factor eIF-1A, with amino-acid sequence MSENENGGRRDLRMPDDDEVFAVVTNMLGANRVKVRCADGTERTARIPGRMQKRIWIREDDVVLVEPWDWQDEKADISWRYEKSEADQLRREGHIE; translated from the coding sequence ATGAGCGAGAACGAAAACGGCGGGCGACGGGACCTCAGAATGCCCGACGACGACGAGGTGTTCGCCGTCGTAACGAACATGCTCGGTGCGAACCGAGTGAAGGTGCGCTGTGCGGACGGGACAGAGCGCACCGCTCGCATCCCCGGCCGGATGCAGAAACGCATCTGGATTCGCGAGGACGACGTCGTACTCGTCGAGCCCTGGGACTGGCAGGACGAGAAGGCCGACATCTCGTGGCGCTACGAGAAGTCCGAGGCCGATCAGTTGCGGCGCGAAGGCCACATCGAGTGA
- a CDS encoding magnesium transporter gives MTVREVAVEAYREALPALGASLVGGLLAGVVLGGMRSDLRAVEGLLVLVPALLATRGNVYGSLGARLATGLHQGLIEPRVRAGDRRIRAAAAAALANGIVASVFAAAAAFAVLSALGAPVASLGRLVGIAVVAGLLSGATLVVVVVTVVFAGYRRGYNPDTLVGPLVTTTGDVFGVLFLLVAVRTVALVLGGV, from the coding sequence ATGACCGTCCGCGAGGTTGCCGTCGAGGCGTACCGCGAGGCGCTCCCCGCCCTCGGCGCTAGCCTCGTCGGCGGCCTCCTCGCCGGCGTCGTCCTCGGCGGGATGCGCTCGGATCTCCGCGCCGTCGAGGGGCTGCTCGTCCTCGTGCCCGCACTCCTCGCCACCCGCGGCAACGTCTACGGCTCGCTCGGGGCACGGCTGGCGACTGGCCTCCACCAGGGCCTGATCGAACCCCGCGTCCGCGCCGGCGACCGGCGCATCCGTGCGGCGGCGGCCGCGGCGCTCGCCAACGGCATCGTCGCCTCGGTGTTCGCCGCGGCGGCCGCGTTCGCGGTGCTGTCGGCGCTCGGCGCCCCCGTCGCGAGCCTCGGCCGACTGGTCGGCATCGCCGTCGTCGCGGGCCTCCTCTCGGGCGCGACGCTCGTCGTCGTCGTCGTCACCGTCGTCTTCGCGGGCTACCGTCGCGGCTATAACCCCGACACGCTCGTCGGACCGCTCGTCACCACCACGGGTGACGTCTTCGGCGTCCTCTTTCTCCTGGTCGCGGTCCGAACCGTCGCGCTCGTTCTCGGGGGTGTCTGA
- a CDS encoding DUF5518 domain-containing protein — protein sequence MVSDSTLHALIGAVVTVVFSFVPFSPVFGGGVATYLNGADTSDGVRIGALSGLIASIPLLLFGLLAFAIFGLFTIGGPGSGGVAVGLGGFFVVLLLGVVAIAYTVGLSALGGYLGAYLVEGR from the coding sequence ATGGTCTCCGACTCCACCCTCCACGCGCTGATCGGCGCCGTCGTGACCGTCGTGTTCTCGTTCGTGCCGTTTTCGCCCGTCTTCGGTGGCGGAGTGGCGACCTATCTGAACGGCGCCGACACGAGCGACGGCGTTCGGATCGGCGCGCTCTCCGGGCTGATCGCGTCGATTCCGCTCCTCCTGTTCGGTCTTCTCGCGTTCGCCATCTTCGGCCTCTTCACCATCGGCGGCCCCGGCAGCGGTGGCGTGGCCGTCGGCCTCGGTGGCTTCTTCGTCGTCCTCCTGCTCGGCGTCGTCGCCATCGCCTACACCGTCGGTCTGAGCGCGCTAGGTGGCTATCTGGGGGCGTACTTGGTCGAGGGACGCTAA